The following are encoded in a window of Limibacter armeniacum genomic DNA:
- a CDS encoding SGNH/GDSL hydrolase family protein produces MKKYFKFSSKGWLLGIMTLFACETDIDVLTPTNNGTLPNGTPVTLDFSNYIAIGNSLTAGYSDAALYLEAQQQSFPSIVAEQLMEVGLEDFDQPLMPDGGGANGGTGDNLQGRRFIQSFVNGAPNIQIAPPSTTPYSKVDNIEEIDNFGVPGLRLVESVIPGLGASVELGNPFYFRILPEESPLKTYQDLVVEQDPTFFTLWLGNNDVLGYATSGGVFGEEGIPEQAGLNGLTSVTTFQILYEGLVERLISDGETYGALYTIPDVTTIPFFTTIPWNSLVLDQATADRVNLLIGGVVRGGVEQQAVATVVIPQIVQGFVDAEVLAPENAPAFQAEYTQAYLDNPDSPVAPENSPFAVLYPSANAALDQTVTSVAFQEQIDQQTALFIEQANQLVPGAVPEFVAGANPLIVLDEESPTGFRSMISSELVLLTASGKLQQLQEAIAGAGTGGITPEMILSLLPDDEDFLDTQEVLLVRNRSRAFNQIIIDLTIANDNLVLVDVASVLAEAAEMPISEDGVTLSATFISGGAFSLDGTHLTPRGYAFIANETIKAINKEYGTRIPVVSLSQYRGVEFP; encoded by the coding sequence ATGAAAAAGTATTTCAAATTCAGTAGTAAGGGGTGGTTGTTAGGTATAATGACATTGTTTGCCTGTGAGACTGATATAGACGTATTAACCCCAACCAATAATGGAACTCTGCCAAATGGCACACCGGTTACATTGGACTTTTCGAATTATATCGCCATTGGGAATTCTTTGACGGCAGGGTACTCAGATGCCGCACTTTATCTGGAGGCACAGCAACAAAGTTTTCCTTCGATTGTAGCTGAGCAACTGATGGAGGTTGGACTGGAAGACTTTGACCAGCCTTTGATGCCAGATGGAGGTGGAGCCAATGGAGGTACAGGTGATAATCTTCAAGGTAGAAGATTTATTCAAAGTTTTGTCAATGGAGCTCCCAATATTCAGATTGCCCCACCTAGTACTACACCTTATAGCAAGGTTGATAATATTGAAGAGATCGATAACTTTGGTGTGCCTGGACTCCGGTTGGTAGAAAGCGTTATTCCAGGATTAGGTGCTTCAGTTGAATTGGGTAATCCATTTTACTTTAGGATTCTTCCAGAAGAAAGCCCATTGAAAACTTATCAGGACTTGGTAGTAGAGCAGGACCCTACATTTTTCACCCTTTGGTTAGGTAACAATGATGTGTTGGGCTATGCAACATCAGGTGGGGTGTTTGGAGAAGAGGGCATACCAGAACAGGCAGGCTTGAATGGGTTGACATCAGTGACGACCTTCCAAATACTATATGAGGGGTTAGTAGAGCGATTAATAAGTGATGGGGAAACATATGGAGCTTTATATACTATACCAGATGTAACGACCATTCCTTTTTTTACAACTATACCTTGGAATAGCTTGGTATTGGATCAGGCTACTGCTGATCGTGTCAATTTATTGATTGGTGGAGTTGTAAGGGGAGGTGTGGAACAACAAGCAGTAGCTACCGTAGTTATTCCACAGATTGTACAAGGTTTTGTAGATGCCGAAGTGCTTGCCCCTGAAAATGCTCCTGCTTTTCAGGCAGAGTATACACAGGCATACCTAGACAATCCAGACTCACCTGTTGCTCCAGAAAATAGCCCATTTGCAGTACTCTATCCAAGTGCTAATGCAGCATTGGATCAAACAGTAACCTCAGTAGCATTTCAAGAGCAAATAGATCAGCAGACGGCCCTTTTTATCGAACAGGCAAATCAGCTTGTGCCGGGGGCGGTACCAGAGTTTGTTGCAGGAGCAAATCCATTAATTGTGTTGGATGAAGAAAGTCCGACAGGTTTTCGGAGTATGATTAGTAGTGAGTTAGTATTACTGACAGCTTCTGGAAAACTTCAGCAATTGCAAGAAGCAATAGCTGGTGCAGGAACAGGGGGAATCACACCAGAAATGATATTATCTCTTTTACCCGATGATGAAGACTTTTTGGATACGCAGGAAGTATTATTAGTCAGAAATAGGTCAAGAGCCTTTAACCAGATTATTATTGATCTGACTATAGCCAATGATAATCTGGTATTGGTAGATGTTGCAAGTGTTTTGGCAGAAGCAGCAGAGATGCCTATCTCTGAGGATGGTGTTACATTGAGTGCTACCTTTATCTCTGGAGGTGCATTTTCTTTGGATGGTACACACTTGACTCCAAGAGGTTATGCCTTTATCGCTAATGAAACCATTAAGGCAATCAATAAGGAATATGGTACAAGAATTCCTGTAGTCAGCTTATCTCAATATAGAGGTGTTGAGTTTCCTTAA
- a CDS encoding chloride channel protein has protein sequence MSKPSVLDQIFEWRRKRLSERTFILIASSLVGIVAGLAAVLLKMTVHFVHHEMTSARYDENYFQLLYPVIGLLLTVLLAKVLYKETSVGHAISDILYSISRKQSIVAQGKMYSRWITSVITVGFGGSVGLESPIVLTGGAIGSNIGEALRLDYKSRTLLLGCGVGGAIAAIFNAPIAGLIFAIEVILTGVSVSNFIPLLIACVSATIISKLTVGDEILFTFNIVDAIKAEHLPFYVILGIVCGVTALYFNRMLHWAEHFVSKRNQNPYVIAILGGMFLSVLIFLTPPVYGEGYISIENILHGRSTELLSRSHIFGGLLQDGWLFLLYIVILIIMKIIATSVTLSSGGSGGTFAPSMVLGGLAGFATGRFINLAGFADVSEVNFTLVGMSGVMCGIQYAPLTAIFLIAEITGGYTLFVPLMLVAAISYVTVTFFEPDSPHIRALKERGEYVHEADEDTKVLERLNINKLIETDLVTVPHEGVLEDLVEAISRSKRNIFPVVDAEGKLKGLVTLDDVRAVMFDVEKHQEVKIASLKQEPAELVYYGERMRDVMMKFEQTDAWNLPVVDAEGKYVGIVSKSRIFGVYRKQLIRLQKDWINS, from the coding sequence ATGAGCAAGCCATCAGTACTTGACCAAATATTTGAATGGAGAAGGAAACGCCTTTCTGAGCGTACCTTTATTTTGATAGCAAGCAGTTTGGTGGGAATTGTGGCTGGTTTAGCTGCTGTCCTTCTAAAGATGACGGTACATTTTGTACATCATGAAATGACTTCGGCAAGGTATGATGAAAATTATTTTCAACTGCTCTATCCAGTAATAGGTCTTCTCCTGACAGTATTATTGGCAAAGGTGCTTTACAAAGAAACCAGTGTAGGCCACGCCATTTCAGATATACTTTACTCGATTTCCAGAAAACAAAGTATAGTAGCACAAGGGAAAATGTACTCCCGTTGGATTACCAGTGTTATTACAGTTGGTTTTGGTGGTTCGGTAGGATTGGAGTCTCCGATTGTATTGACGGGTGGTGCCATTGGTTCCAATATTGGAGAGGCGCTAAGGCTGGATTATAAAAGCAGGACATTGCTTTTAGGATGCGGTGTTGGTGGAGCAATTGCCGCTATTTTTAATGCGCCGATTGCAGGTCTTATCTTTGCCATTGAAGTAATCCTGACAGGAGTATCAGTATCTAACTTTATCCCCTTATTGATCGCGTGTGTTTCTGCCACTATTATCTCTAAACTCACAGTAGGAGATGAGATCCTATTCACTTTTAATATTGTAGATGCAATTAAGGCAGAGCACCTTCCTTTCTATGTTATTCTAGGAATAGTATGTGGTGTGACAGCGCTATATTTTAACCGTATGCTGCATTGGGCGGAGCACTTTGTAAGCAAGCGCAACCAAAACCCATATGTAATAGCTATTTTGGGAGGTATGTTCCTTTCTGTACTGATTTTCCTGACACCACCTGTATATGGTGAAGGTTATATCTCAATTGAAAATATCCTTCACGGGAGAAGTACAGAACTGCTAAGCCGCAGCCATATCTTTGGAGGTTTACTGCAAGATGGCTGGTTATTTCTGCTCTATATTGTAATCCTGATTATCATGAAAATTATTGCCACATCTGTTACCCTGTCTTCAGGAGGTAGTGGTGGTACTTTCGCCCCTTCCATGGTATTGGGTGGTTTAGCAGGATTTGCAACAGGAAGGTTTATTAATTTGGCAGGGTTTGCGGATGTATCAGAAGTGAATTTTACTTTGGTAGGTATGAGCGGCGTAATGTGTGGTATTCAGTATGCACCTCTTACAGCTATATTCTTGATTGCAGAAATCACTGGAGGATACACACTTTTTGTTCCACTAATGCTTGTAGCAGCCATCTCTTATGTAACGGTGACATTCTTTGAACCAGATTCGCCACATATCAGGGCTTTGAAAGAAAGAGGAGAATATGTCCATGAGGCAGATGAAGATACAAAAGTGTTGGAGCGTTTGAATATCAATAAGCTAATTGAAACGGATTTGGTGACCGTTCCACACGAAGGCGTTTTAGAAGATTTGGTAGAGGCAATCAGCCGAAGCAAAAGAAATATATTTCCGGTAGTGGATGCAGAAGGAAAGCTGAAAGGTCTGGTTACCTTGGATGATGTAAGAGCTGTAATGTTTGATGTGGAGAAGCATCAGGAAGTGAAAATAGCAAGCTTGAAACAAGAACCAGCTGAACTTGTTTATTATGGTGAACGTATGCGGGATGTCATGATGAAGTTCGAGCAAACGGATGCATGGAACCTTCCTGTAGTGGATGCTGAAGGTAAATATGTAGGCATTGTGTCGAAGTCTCGTATATTTGGGGTTTACCGTAAGCAATTGATCAGGCTGCAAAAAGACTGGATCAACTCATAG
- the kbl gene encoding glycine C-acetyltransferase has product MFDNLQPKLQKELADIKEAGLYKSERIITTPQGAVIKTDKGEEVLNFCANNYLGLSSHPKVTEAAKKAIDSHGFGMSSVRFICGTQDIHKELEDKISAFLGTEDTILYAAAFDANGGVFEPLLGPEDAIISDQLNHASIIDGVRLCKAMRFRYKHNDMEDLEVQLKEAKEKGAQNIIVVTDGVFSMDGTIAQLDKICDLCEKYGALVMTDECHSTGFMGKTGRGVHEYRDCMGRIDIITGTLGKALGGASGGFTSGRKEIIDLLRQRSRPYLFSNTLAPSIVGASIAVFDLLSSTTELRDKLEDNTKYFRSKMTEAGFDIKPGEHAIVPVMLYEAPLAQKFADRLLEEGIYVIGFFYPVVPQGQARIRVQVSAGHDREHLDKAIAAFTKVGKELGVIK; this is encoded by the coding sequence ATGTTTGATAATCTTCAACCTAAGCTACAAAAAGAGCTGGCAGATATTAAGGAAGCTGGTCTTTACAAAAGCGAGCGTATCATTACAACGCCACAGGGTGCTGTAATCAAAACAGACAAAGGTGAAGAAGTACTGAACTTCTGTGCCAATAACTACTTGGGTCTGTCTTCTCATCCGAAAGTGACTGAAGCGGCTAAAAAGGCAATTGACTCTCATGGTTTCGGAATGTCTTCTGTGCGTTTCATTTGTGGTACACAGGATATTCATAAAGAGTTAGAGGATAAGATTTCAGCATTTTTGGGAACAGAAGACACCATTCTTTATGCTGCGGCATTTGATGCCAACGGTGGTGTATTCGAGCCTTTGCTTGGCCCTGAAGATGCCATCATCTCTGATCAGCTGAACCATGCTTCCATTATTGACGGAGTGCGCCTTTGTAAGGCAATGCGTTTCCGTTATAAGCACAATGACATGGAAGACCTTGAAGTACAACTTAAGGAAGCGAAAGAGAAAGGTGCTCAAAATATCATCGTAGTGACAGATGGTGTATTCTCAATGGACGGTACAATTGCCCAATTGGATAAGATTTGTGATCTGTGCGAAAAGTATGGCGCATTGGTAATGACTGATGAGTGTCACTCTACAGGTTTTATGGGTAAAACAGGACGTGGTGTACATGAATACCGTGACTGTATGGGACGCATTGACATTATCACAGGTACACTGGGTAAAGCACTAGGTGGTGCTTCAGGTGGTTTTACTTCAGGTCGTAAGGAGATCATTGACCTGCTACGTCAGCGTTCACGTCCTTATTTGTTCTCTAATACATTAGCTCCGTCAATTGTAGGTGCTTCTATTGCTGTGTTTGACTTGCTAAGCAGCACTACTGAGTTACGTGATAAGCTGGAGGACAATACAAAGTACTTCAGAAGCAAGATGACAGAAGCTGGGTTTGATATCAAACCAGGTGAGCATGCAATTGTACCGGTGATGCTGTATGAAGCACCATTGGCTCAGAAATTTGCAGACCGTCTGTTGGAAGAAGGTATTTATGTAATCGGTTTCTTCTATCCGGTTGTTCCTCAAGGGCAGGCAAGAATCCGTGTTCAGGTGTCAGCAGGACATGACCGTGAGCATTTGGATAAGGCAATTGCTGCATTTACCAAAGTAGGTAAAGAATTAGGCGTGATTAAATAA